The Strix uralensis isolate ZFMK-TIS-50842 chromosome 5, bStrUra1, whole genome shotgun sequence genome segment GCGAAAGGATCTGTTTGACAGAATGCAGCTTGGTAAGTATGTGTCCCCAGTTGTACATAACACATCAGTCTTTGCTCAGATTATGGGAGAAATATGTGGAAATTTGAGGGGATTTGCTTTCCTGGAATTACATTCAAGGAAGCCATTAAACTCCCTTTTGTTAGTTCCTTCATTCCAAAAAGTACACGATAAAGACCGTCTGACTTTCCTCTCTTGTGTACCACTGTGACTTCATTTACATAAGTGATGTTCCAGACTGACCTGGCTGTTAAGTGGGATTATCATCAGTACCTTTGACTTtctttttccactggaaaaagtcATTTCAAGTTATTAATTGTGCTGAACTGACAACAGTAGACAACATAAATCTCTGCTAGACAATGTTTCTGGAGGAAACAGAATGCTGTAGCAAAGTaaggaacatatgaaaaaaaagaaaatgttctttttaccTTCTAAGGGACTTTAAAACAGcctcctttttaaaaagattGCTAGTTTCTTCTGTGTTAGATATTTATCAGGCTGGTTTTGAGCAGAGAATGTTATAGAGCGAAGGagacaacagtatttttttctctttgggtCTCTAGTTATAGAGataaaaaagcaaagaacaaaataaataaatgccagtAAGCACTAACAAACCATGCATCTCTGATTTTATAATTCTAGAAACACGCAGCCAAAACACAAATGCTTTATCTCTTTCTGAAGCTGCAGCACTGTTCCTTAGTTCCTTATGGAAAGCACAAGAAGAAGGTAAATGCATGTTTTGTCTTATcctgcctttttaaaaaagggttcATCAGTATTTAATATACTAACGATTTAGTAAATTGATCTAAAAGGTTAAGATCTCATTTGAAATTAGATATTATTCCACAGAGTGCATTGTATTAGAGTCTACATTTACACTGTGTATTGTATTAGGGTGTACGTTTACACAGATTAGAACATGAATCAGATAAATGATAGTAAATTTTAGTAAACTTTCGtatattctgcttttaatttgcttttcagatttttattgGTTTAGATTCAAGGGAATGGCTATTTTGAATTGAATTTTCCAAAACAGAACTCTACTGGGgcttctttttctgcagaatatTATTTGCTTGTGAAATTTTCATTCCTCCATTGGCTCTTATGTCCTGGTGTAAAGGCTAAAAAGAATCCTAAAAAGCTAGCAGATGAGCTGTGGGATTCACACCTGACTCGAGAGCTTTATCAGTGGCACAGCTGACAAGGGGTCCCAGCGACTTTTAGAGGCAGAGCCCTGAAATATCCTGAAAAATCCCATAATTCATTTATATGTTCCCAGCCTCCCAAAGATATTGTCTAACCCTCCCATCTCTCTGTCCTCACCACCAGCTACatgcttccagctcctccttcGAAGCTCAGAACCCACGTCTCCCTTCCATAACACCCCCCAGCAAAACCCAGCTACTGAGTCAGGCTTAAATAACTTGTTTCCTCATCTCCTTCACACATATTGCACCCTCTTAGATGAGGGCCCCTATCCTATGTTCCCCAGCTCCCTCACCCTGCTATAGTTCACCTTTCCTCCCTAGACCAGCTTTCCTGCAAAGCCATTATCCTGAACACCTCATGGTCTGATGCATACATACAACTCACCAGGCTGAGACCCTAAATCTATGCTATTCATGTCCTCTGTCTTTCTACCTTTCACCTCTTCAGGTACATAGACTGGTTTTTTTGGAAATGGAGCTGGGAACGGGGAGGTTGTAAAAGGAGGATACACCCTGCAGGCTGTGGAGAGTCTGTGCTGTGCTCTGGTCCCTGGGTGCTGGCGAGGCTGTTGTAGCATATACAAGCCCAGGAGTTTGTCTAAGTTATGCTCTACCCCTCTCTGGTTCAGGACAGGGAGGAACAGAAGGTGGCTAGAAGATACCTTTCTTTCTTATTGTTCTGGTTGTGAGTTCCTTATTCAGACTCTTAATTTCTGTCATtatgacaggaagaaaaagcactttaattAGGAATGTGAAGTAAAACCCTAGTAAAGTAAGAGGTAGTTTGTACCTTTCACAGATGAGTGGTAAGACAGGCCTGTTACTGCCTCATCGCCCTTGACATCATCAACTGTGTGTGATAAATAACTGCCTTGCCATCCCTGCGATATCACCTCTCCTTGGTTATCTAAAGTACACACCTTTCCTGAAGTGAAGAGAGGGTGTGAGAAACACCTCACAGAATTTACCTGGTGTATGTGCAGATATGCTGGAACCACTCCTGTCTTTGACACTTCCTGAAAGCTCCCACTGTACCTCATGCAGCGCTGGGGGGGTCTGTGCTCAGCTCTCTCTTCCATGTCCTGGCAGAACTTTGCTAACCAAAAAAACTCAGTGGCATTTTGACTGAGAGAGAAAGGCAGAATTAACAATGAGCATAGTGCTTTGGACAAAATATATGAGCAATTCTAAAGATAAATCAGTGAAAGTGTCATTTGTGTgctaacaaaaagagaaaatcctCTGAAGTTCACTATTCATAAATTTTAGGGGTATTTTCCTGCCTGCTGTTGCTGTTCCAGAGGAGACGGTGGACAGCAACAGCCCCCTGAGAAAAAAGGTGACATATCTGAGAGTTAAGCAGCACTGGCAGTTTGTTTGAAAAATACTATGTGGAATAACACTGCCATCATTGTACTAGGGAGTAACAAGGCAGTGAAACCTGGGTAAGCCATACACTTTCAGAAGATCACTTTTAAGTGATTTTAGAATCCTCTTGACTGAGAGAAATGtgcaaataaagaacaaatacaCTATTTTCTTCTGCGTGAAAAATTTGTGCTGTGTACTAAGATACCTCTCTGGACATGGTTTGTATCTTTGCTcttcagcaaacagaaaaattcctacatttaaaatgagagaaaacatgATTATTTCTACAGATGCCTGCATCTCTTAGCTAAGCAGTCATGTTACACTAGGCCTGTGCCTGAGACACATCTATCTTGTGAAAACTTTGACTGACTGAACTTTTCTTTATCTACAGtttatttttccccattgtgTCTTGTCTTACAGttgaagaagaaaacagtcaTCACCCTGGCTACTTGACAGATAATCTATCAAACTGGTGAAATACTTCAAATTTCTTTAACATTTGTATTGCGTATACCCTGAAATCATGACTTGTGTAAACAGAGTATTTAAGTTCCCAAAGGGTGACGTATATATGCATTGCAAAATTTTGAATGCAAACGGATTAAAAGCTACTAGCTCAGATAACAAAAGCATTTGTAAAGTTCCTGCTTTATTTAGACCATTTTTTATGTCCCACCCAGAATTTAAAATACACTGTACCATTTTACCCAAAAAGATGATTAAAACTGTCTTTTTGGACAACGACttcattaaaaacaatttttcaatAGTCATTGTGACACCTTTTGTCACCTTCCACCCAGCTGTAtactgaagcctttttatttctgataaagGTAGATTCCTTCACCACTTCACTGCTGGCCCTGTAGGTTGCTGATGGTCAGTAAAGTCAGTGAGATATTAAAACAATCCAGCTATCTTTGACTCAAAGCCAGTGATTTGTTTTGCAGATATCTTTTACCACAGAGAATAGGCAACAGCACTTTCTTAGACCCCAGTGCTGTCCCATTTACATGCATGTTGAAACATACTCTGAACAATCCTATTGAGCAAGTCCCACCACATACAGGAATAGGTCTTACAGGATCAGGGCCTCATTATGACTATGGCATACAGTCACTACTGATGTCAGGAGGTGCAGCACTGCTGGAGTACACTGGTGGTGTACTAGGTACAAATCTAGTGTCACGCATGACAACAGGCACGCAGAATATTAATTGCATCGTTATTGTACTTTTTTCTTGGCCTGTTTTTTGAGCTGCAAAACTGGAATTATACATAAATTGGTTAATTATTATTCCATGCTGATAAGGATATGTTTAACATTATTTATGTAGTTTTGTGGTCTTACTGGAAAGCCCTCTGTAGTTCTCATGTCATTAAAAAGTAACCACATGATTCTTATGTCCAAGCaactatgttttatttttttaacctttaatcCTAGTCGTGCTCTTCATCTTATAATGCTACTTTCCTCTGATCTTTCTCATGACACTGCCAATTAATTTTATTAACTCATACTAACTATAATGGTGCTTCTCCTCAACACACAGAAATGCAGCTGGAGGAACAGAGGAATTAATTTCTATCATGGGACTATAGGTACTTTCAGTAATTGTTTATAATCTATATCATTTCATGGAGGAACATAACTGGAGAAATCAAAATGTCCTTGTTTGGTGATTTTTAAGCACTAGTATATCTTTCAATAGCTGTATATGTTGTATGGCAGAATGCATTAATGATGAACTTCATCTAAGGACCAATGGTATCCACCAGaatcttttcattaatttaattgcTCTTGGTTTCAAGCCTACATTGAATATCTCAGGTGCATCTAAgttatttttcagcatattttacaGTATGATCAGTCAGTGCTCAGACAAAAAGTAGAAGGCTTATACATCCTTTGGTTTATTAGTATCATGAAATTCATATGCCTCTAAATGTCCCAGAAGTACAAAAACTGTACTAATCACATTCCCAGTTGACTGATTCTTGTACATATTCCTGATCTAAACTCACTAGCTTCAACAATTCTTTACAAATTTCATGAAATAGAATAAACATTCTGCCTTGTTGGTGAGCTGTTTGTGAAACTCTCTCATTTTCAATCTGGCAGATAATCGCTTATGTAACATAGCTGCTACCAAGCTTGTCAGATGTCAGTAACTGTTAGAAATGTGTGACATTTAAGTTAGGCAATCTGTTGCCTTGAGTGAATGAAAAGCCATTCCCTCTAACACTGCAAATtcaaaaagcagaaatgttttgctgTAGTTAAATTGCCTTGCTACTGATGGGTAGTCCTAGCATTCAAGGCAAAACTAAAATAAGCCTAGAGGCATGAGGCAGAGGTCACTTTGGCCACTGTGGGACCGTTTCTGAGAAAAATGGGCACAGTATTCACATTAGTCATGTCCCAAAAACTGTTCACTTTCTGTCACCAGGCAGGTGTTCAAAGCATGTGAGCGTGCTGAAACAAACACAGTTGGGTTTGTGCAAGATGTCATGccagctctctgctcttcccagggAGCTCAAACACCGTAAGCACATCTAAGACAACCTGCAACCTGGATCATACATGttgcttatttttcttgtctGGGACTTGTCCAGAGAGAACTAGTGTAGTTGTTTTAATGGAACCCTAGCAAAACCTTTCCACTTTCCACGTTGCCTGTGCTGTGCTTCCATCACTTAGCAATATTTACAATATGTGCGTAGCGATCACATCTCTCAGCACTGCAATGAATCTGGGTCTGGAATGATGATGAACAGATGTTCACCAGCCTGTGGCTAGAACATTTTTAGGTAACAAAGTGCTGGATCACTCTCAGATGATGCTAATGCAATTCTGATGGCAGGGAACTTGGggtgaaatgtttttcttccctacAACAGTGCACTTAAATACACGCAATAATGTCAGATttcttgaaataatatttttttaagagaacatgACCTTTCAATCAATGTGCCCTTTAAATTGTTCTTTACTGGGACTCTCAGCCATTACATTCTTTGATTCCGCAAGGGAACTTTGATTAAAATCTCTTTGGGGAAGAATATACATTTCTGAACTCACAAAATGCAGTTGTTCTCCACTTTGTAAActgtatgaaagaaaatatttgcagtatCTTTGTTTTCACCACttacacatgaaaaataactaCTCAttgttttaattactttttagaTGGCTAAAAATAGTGACTTCTTTTAAATCCAATTAAGTTTTTGCCATAAAAACCTGAGCCTGTCTTCTGAGAGT includes the following:
- the SPX gene encoding spexin; the protein is MKGLRKLTASAMALFLAASFIASSWSAPQAHFQRRNWTPQAMLYLKGAQGRRFISDENQRKDLFDRMQLETRSQNTNALSLSEAAALFLSSLWKAQEEVEEENSHHPGYLTDNLSNW